TTTAATCCGACAGAATCACCATTTCACGTGAACCGCATATCGATTTCCCTCGGTGATGTATTAGTGCTGCACACACCACCCCGTGGATGCTCATCTCATCATCTCCTGTACGAATTCTATACATGACAGATGAGTTCGAGTGAGAGACCGATCAAGGTCAAAAAATCTATATTAGAGCAGACATcaattcaatcaaaatatttagattaTGACATCCAATTTTTTCAATTTGCATGTAGTATTTTCTTGGTAGTTAAATTGTCATCTCAAAGATCTTAGTCACGAAGTCAAGCAAAATCTCAGTCCTACATCTCGAAATGTTCATAGGCTTCCATCAAATAAGAACGGCAGGGCCTTTGTCAAAACATCGGTAGCTATTATTTTaactaagaacaaaaaaaaaagaaaaaagtactTGATTTCATAACCCCATTTAGCCACACTTGAGATTATATCTCATAATTATCTTATTTcacataatatcatttaatatgcaACTAAGCTGAGTGTTGTTATCCTCCTTCGTACTCTCCCGATAGATCGGATTGTACTttggatttatttttcttttgatgttgAGATTTTAAATCGATTATGAATAAGTTGGAATCAAATGGGTCAAAGTTAATATACATTTAAACATGAATATTCTTAACGTCACTTATTTTTGACTTTGCTGTGACACAAATATCTCCGGAAAATCATGTTTCGTAAGTTAATATACATTTGATAAGattatttagtcccacattgattgAAGAGGATGAGTACGAGAATCAATGACTCGTAAGTCCGTTAGATCTCTCTTATCATAATAGGTGATTTTTAGAACTGACATATTCTAAAACTAATAAAAACGAGTATGCCAAAGAAACAATTCCTTACTGATCATACCAATAGGCCGATGATGGTCGCTTACTTTTGACTTTGCTGTGGCACAAATGTCTCCGGGAAACCGTGTTCGGCAAGTCAATTCGTCGGCACATCTTTTTGCCGCGTGCTGTGAGGTTCGTCCGTTCGGCAAAGGCCGAAGAATTTGTCGAATCCTCAACCGGTCATCTAATCTGAAAGCAGATGGTTTGGTAGGAGATCGGACCAATATAAGAAGATGCCGAAGTTATCGAGGCTGCTCTCGTATCGGTCGTCGTCGACGTCGTCACCGCTCAAGCTGTCATGCAAGTGGTTTCCGACCGGAAGCCATTGGCGGGTATATGAGTCACCCATTTCCGCACGTAAGCTATTCGATCTTTTTCCTCTGTGGTGGGATCGAGAAGGACTCGTGGATTTCAATGTTTTCGATTCTGCCCATTTTAGGTATCCATTCATCCATCGATTATATGTTTCTTTTTTGCTTATCGTTGATAATGTGCTTCACCTGCCATCAGACTCGATCACATCCCGAGAATAAAATTGTCATACACAGACAATAAGTAACGACCGACGACGACGATAACATCGAGGGGTTGACATATTCTTTTAGATTCATAGAATCGACGTAAGGAATTCAACCATAGGACTTTTTTTGTGtgaattattttttgaaattaggatTTGAATTTTGCATAAATAACACATGCATCTTAAATTTCTAATGGGGACGCGAGTGAATACTTTAAATACTTGTATATCTCTATAGTAAGTCTAGAgaggatgaaaaaaaatatttttaagatttacaTGTTCTGATTGTGATCGACTGAATGCATTTATATCTCGATTTCATCTAGTGAAGATCTTAGATTTTCTTCATGGATGTCGGTGAGGAGCATCGAACCATATAAATCTTACAACATTGACTCTCTCaattattatttatatgatgTAATGTATATATAAAgggattatattttaattttgtgaTTGAcacaatatattttaattttcatgGACCTATATAGATGAGGATCATCAAATCATATAAATACTCCCTTAGGTTTGTGTTTActattaatctcttttttttttctttgcttttGATATCAAAGTCTTCTCTCCCATTTTTTCATGGTATCTATCATTAGAGAATGTATTCGTAAAGAGATTCATAGTTGAATTTAGATTAagtcaattgatttttttttattttaagttacTTTTAGACATATATGAGAAATATCGAAGcacataaattttatatcaattttttttatttgatatcgATGTTTTCGCTTCCCGACAAACAAACATCAACACAAACTCGAATAAAATCAATCACAATGTGAATAAAGTGGAAAATTAAATATgcaacaaaaggtcagaaatgaGAGAAACATCGAATTTGGCCAAAGTTGCCGAATACCGGTATATGTGTGGGTGTGAGAAATGAGTTGTTTGAGGGTCCACATCAACTGCTCGCTGTCCACCGAAGACTTGCCACCGAATCAGGAATAGCAACACCAACAATTGAAGCAGCCATTATTGCCTACGGAATGAAAGCTGACAGTAGCTCGTCGCACAAAGTCACATCGAGAATAGCCAAAGCCATTAAACACAAAGCTCCTCTGCGAAGACTAATCAGAAGGACAAAGGGCGAGGCATTCAATGCGTGCGGCCCGCCAAAGCCGGTGAATTGGGTCCCACCCATCATCAGATCCCACGAATGAACTATTGAAATGCATCGTTCGTTTCCTATGACTCTCGAGGATGAAATTGCtggaaatttcttctctttttcttttggctAAAATTATactttattaattaaaaaaaaaacttatatttattttatccaaactaataaaattattattattaaataatatacacacacacacatatatatgtatatgtatatatatatatatatatgtatatgtatatatatatatatgtatatatatatatatatgtatatgtatatatatatatatatgtatatgtatgtatatatatatatatatatatatatatatatatatatatatgtatatatatacacacacacgagGTTTTGAGCAAGAAAGGTCCAAACCTGTTCAGGTGAGGCCATTAATAGCTCATCCGAGCGTATGAATTGCCAAAAACAGAGTGTCATTTATTAGACATTGTTGTGTCAGAGTGCTCTCCTCATCACTGATGCCATTCTGCAACGATCTGATTGACAATGCTGGCAGCAAGTAGAAGGTTtggcttcttctccttctccggtCCTTATGGCAGATTACTCTCGCTTGAGCACATATACAACTCACATTTTGAAGTGTGGAATTACGAGCTTCATCTATCACAAATTATGTGTCTTGTATAACTTCACAAAGAAACGATCTAATCACCCCATTTGATGATTTGCAAATCTGAAAAGAGAACGTTTCCACTGGTGATGGCATGTTTAATCCGAAATAAAATCCTTGAGTTCttataaagagaaaaagaacGGGAAGAAAATAGTTCTATTGTTGCAAAGAATCTAACAATATGCTTGATGCACGCCAAGTGCGACATAAAAAATATACAATAGATTCAAGTAAATATGATTGTCGTAAATATATTATGTCCTGGTTGGATCTTTGACAATTCGGAAAAACCAAAACAAAATAAGTATATGTAAATAAAAATGACTTTCTGATGCAACAGCAAATGAAGTAAGAGATTAAAGAACACACTCTATTTTCCTGGAAAGCACTGGGGGAACTTCATGTGTGTTTAATCTTATTAAGAAAAATACAATGCGAATTAATCAAGGCGAGTAGCTTCAAACTGGTGCCGCTATCTACCGTTGACGAAGAAGCTCAAGGGCATGCAGTAAAGTACTGCTGAACCTCTCTGTATCGAGCTTTACACCCTGTTTGAAAAAGTACAGCTCGATCATTCGATCCCACCCATGTTTTTGGTAAGCTTCCTTCTGATCGGAGAGCACTGGATCACCTCTAGAAAACTGCTCTGTCAGGGTGCTCTCTTCTAGACTTATCATATACTGCAAGTAGTGCATCTTCATGCTTATGGTAGCCAGTCCAAAGTCAATCCAACTTATCCCCTCCAACCCACCCAGAGGAATAACTTGGATCACCACTGCATTGGTTGGAAGGAAGACAAGATTAGTTAGCCCGGCGCCGTGAACTCCCAGCATCACATCACATGAGTTAACTATGCGCGCAAATTCAGCCAAGTCATACTTCGCCTCTGCAACAACAGCTTCGAAGCCCATCTCTTCCGCTTTCCGAACTATTTCATCGACATTGGCAAATATTCTCGTCCACTTCCTTGCAATAATTAGGATTCTAGGCTTCTTATCTTGATCTGGTCCCAGTTTAATCGTGGTGTCACGCTCCAATGCAAAAGATTTTCTGACATGCCTTCCAAAATCAACCATCGAGAGACCGTAAGGGGACCTTGAGGGCTCAATGCTCATCTCCTTGTGGAATTTAAGACCCACAATAACACGAGGATAGCAGCGAACTGTATGGTCCTGGTTGAAGTCAATGATCTCATAATTAGTGAGCGGTTTTAGTAGTTTTTGATACTTGTCATTCCATATTGGAAGAATCTCACTTATTAGAAACTGAACTTCCCCGTTGAACTGTTGGGATGTTGTAAAGATAGGGATAAGTATATCAGTGAAGTCATGGAAGAAGTTCCCCATATACCCACCAGTTGAGAAGACTATTGCCGGAACTGTGCTACGTATGGCACATTTAGGAGCACCATGAGGAGACAAAGTTTTCACTGACATTTCAGTGACGCGAGCCATCGCTCTAGCATCTCCTTTCCGAGGATGAGGCTTCAACTGCCATGATTCTTGTATGTTTGTACCATTTGTATTTGAGGAAGTAACAAAGAGGATGGAGGAAGAGTTTCCATGGATCCTAATATCACCCTCCATCTCACAATAATCATTCCTTCTGTCTGAAAAATCACAAAAGGGATTTCTTGGAAGTTTCTCCTTTTGGGGCCTTGTCTCTGCACAAAAAATTATAAGCTTTAAATACAACAAACATGTTTAATTTCAATTCCTAGATCTGGAGTTCATCCACTTCTCTTCCGAGGAAAAAGCtaaatttcaaaaatattaatttagcTTTATGAAATTGTCTCAATAACTGGACAATTTTCAGTGTGTATATTTTCTTTGACATGAAAATTGTGTCTGAACTTTCTATTTATTTTCAGAAACAAAGGTGATAATTCACTTTGTCTTTAGTAAGGATTTGTAAAAGAGAAACACAAGGCTTTATAATTACAAGAAAATCTACATCTTTCGTGCAAATTAAGACTAACGAAAGAAGCATTAATAAaactaacatatatatagcagaatAACATCGAGGATTATCATCTTTCACCAGCAATAGGTTTCCTATAATAATCCAGGAAATAGTGTACATTAATTCTATAATAGTCATCCCAAACTTACATCAGCTTCTATTTATGAAGTCAACAAGCATTCAATTATTTGGACTTGTTGCTACAAGGAGAACAAAAACGTCTAGTGTATTTTTAGTTGCACTTCACAAGTATACACCTTTAATTCCATGTAATGCAGAATTAATGGAATTGATTTTCTAGCCCAAGAAAGAATAATAAAATGTAACTGCCATATCGTTAGGCAAGCAAAAACAGACACAAATGATGTACTTATCTAAAATTGAGGCACCTTTTGTGACCAATTCATTATCTTTAATGCTAAACCTTGACATTTCTTGTATATTTGGTCCTTGTCCCTCTATGAACATTCCATAAGAAGGATTAAGCACTAAGGTAAATCAAATAGAAATGAACTTGATAAAGACATTGAAATAAAAGCAGATAGAAATGGACTTTCTCTAAGAGATCGAAAAGTATATGTATAACAAAGATTGAGAGTGGATTCACAATCTTGAAAGACTTGAGCTAATGGTGGTTGGTGATTGTGAGTATGCACCAAGGAACTAGTTGGTTACCGATGCCCGTCGAGAAGAAATCCTTGAATTTACGATGCGTCAACTTGCTAAAGCAGAATATTTACTTCTTTTCTTGGTGTTCTATCAGGGTGATTGAGTAATCTTCCTGTTTGCCATTAACAATAGACGACAATGCACAAGGAAGCTATCAATGTGAGCTCTTCCTATTTGCCGTATGTTTCTCAAATCTTTTCAGCTACATATCGTCTGCAGATATCAACAAAAAAATCTACCTTGAGATGCTTCCAATTCCAGGAACCTCAAATCCACCTGCATTCTATCAACGCGTCTGTTCTTCTCCATTCCTAGTTTGCATGAGGATCGGACATCATGGATAACAGATGGAATTGATCCTAAAATCAAATTGGGATTCTACCATCGGACTCCAACTTTTTGTAGTGCATTCAGAAAAACATGAAGAATCGGCTTCAGAAATATAAAGAAACCAACAATTGCAGTCCATTGGAAGTTGAAAGTCTAATACGAGTACAGAAGGTATTCATCCTTACATATGTAGCTTGCTTTTCTCTACGTCTACAAGACTATTCTTTCTCCTACCTCTCTCTCAATTATCTTATTTCCAGATAATTTCCCTGTGTAATCTCACCCTTTCTTCATTTCCCTCTTCCCATCTACCACTGCTTTCCTACTGACCTCCCTTTGAGGTGTTCTTGCCCTCTCTGATCCATACTGTCGAATCGATTGTAGGTGTTCACGAATCTCTAAAAGCAAGTGTTTTTTTATGTTGAGTGGCAAGAAAATTCGTGGCCGATTAGAAGAGTTTCTGCAACAATCATCTCAGATTCAAGAAGGCCAGCGAAAATTGGCTTACCCGCTGGATCAGAAGCTGTGATCTTGTGTTCTTCCTTGGGAACAGGAGGAGCCGCTTGATTTGAACGCCAGAAGGTCACTACACAACCAAATAAGATTGGGGGAAAATTAGTAAGACGATGAACTCAGCAGTCCACGGCACGAACATCTACGAGTACAGGATCAGAACAACTCACGGTTGGAGAAGGAAACAACGTAGCTGGTGTACACCACAAGAAGGATCATCGACAGCAGAAAGCATCCTCCAAGCAGCGCCGACCTGAGCCTTTGGGGTTCTCCTCGGCTGGGGCTCTTATGCTTCGCCATCTCCGATGTATCTTCGGGCCACTGCAATTATCTGCAGGAACTTCCCATCTTCTCAAAGAAGGGTTGGGTGAGGGTGGGTGGGGGGCAAACGGCTGACCTGCTCAATAATGGAGCTCAAGCGCTCTTCTGGTGATGCACCACGCATCAGTTGAGAAGAACTTTTCTGATGACGTTATTCCTGTGTTGACGAAATATTTCTAGGAAAAGGATTTGGTGGGCGAGAGTGACATTGTTCTTTAGATTTCGGGAAACGTGTTTGGACTTTTCCTCCAGAGTTGACTAAACTGCATGCTAGAAAATGGTTGATGGTTACCAGTCGTCATCTCCGTCCATCAAGACCTCGCACGTATCTCGACGAAAGCCAGCGGCAGAGCGGACGGCGACAAAGTTGCGCAGGCCAGGACGCGGTGTCGGTGGGGAGTGACAGTAATTTAGACGATTACGTGATCGAGGTGACAAGTCACGATCAATTATTGTACAGCGTTACATTAATGCTGCTGCGGAGACCATCACAATGTGTAGGTATACCAATAAGTATCCCAAGCGCTTACGAGATTCGTACTGGGGTCCAGCGGGAAGTGGTCTGGGCCCCATCAAATGTCTTGACTGGGCAAGTCACTCGTGAGATTTGCCGATGCGAATTAGTTCACCCACCATCTCAATCGCAGTGTATGCCTTATTTGCATTGATTGATTGGGCAGGGGTTGTTGGTCTCATCCATGGACCAAATAGGCCCAAATGTAGTCTTTGTTGCCGGATCGTAGTTGGGCTTCGATGGGCGAGACAGGCTTCTGCAGAGGCTTCGTGGAGCCCAACATAATCCCTTCTTCTGCCccttatattttcattataatgGATTTGtggtaaaaataaaattttaattagatattaaaaaatagaatttttaataaagataactaatatcttcgatatatatatatatatatattaaagttttataataataataataataataactacttCATTAAACTATTGCCGGCTATGACGACGACTAAGAATATACCAAAGTCCTTAATTCCAAGATAATTATATAAATGATacaaaacaaaaatataataaggcTCTGGCCAAGTCAACTACTGGCTTCCGGTAGAAGAATCACATGAGGCCGGTTTCCATGCCCCTTTGCTTGAAGAGAGAACACAATTAGATAACCAAACATCACAGATCACTGATACAGGTTAAACACAAGTTGTAATAGATCAAGTAGGCCCATTTTTAATCATAATAACTAAGTAATTGTTGGTATTTAATTGTTGTGAGGAGACAAAAGTAGGGATCTACCAACAGTGAAGACAAAGAGATTGGATGTTACCATCTACCTTACATTTTGTTtctgtatgcatgcatgcatgcatgcacactGAAAGATCTCATCACATGAGGACTCTACAGGACTTCAAAGCCTGAGAATGGAATTTATATACATACACTCGCATCCATTCATATAAATCTCAACAAAAATACGTACAGGAAACACCACTTTGCATAGGCTCATTCCTCTTCCTTGGCCCACCAGCAGAAGGCGTCGTCCCCGGCGGCGCAGAGACTTCCACAGCTTACAGTATTGGAGAGTTTTCAATGTAATAGGTAAGCCATTAACATCTCAGTGACTTGCACTTCTTGGCTGTTTTCTCTAATTTATTGTAGTTCACATCAATCGTAGTATTTGTTGAATTCATCCGGTAGCATCTCTTTGTCTAAATTAGTTGCTTGACAAGCAATACGCTCGTCTTCTTCGACGTCCACTCTCTGAGAGACTCCAGGCTGTTCTCTATTTTTCTGCTTGAAATTTATATACACGCATTATTTGATGCATACATAGGAACAGATACTTCTGCATGTGCATCAGCTTTGGTTTGAAGGGTACTATACCTCCTCTGATACAAGTATAATGTTGTGATAGCGTGGAACAATGAACTCATAAGATGAGAGCTGGGGAATATGTGTGTCCAGCTTTGCCCTTGAGGAACAGTATGCAGAATTGGGAGGACCACATAGGAAGGGATATATAAACTATGGTTCAAAGTCGTGTAGCATGCCAACACTGAGCTATATAAAGCAGATAGAGGCAACTTCCAGTTCCATAGCAGGCTTTTCGAGAGAAGAAGATAGAGATGAGGCGATCCGAGAGCTTTAGCCATCTGAAACCATGGAAGCTCAGCCAGGCTGCCCTCTTCGGATGCCTTCTGATCATGACAGTGATCCTtgtttgtctcatcaaatctggtTCTAACACCATCGTTACATGTAAGTCCATGTACTATGTATCagatgctgcttcttcttcttcttcttcttcttcttcttcttcttcatatatGCTGCTGTTTAATTACACCACCCAGTTTCAATTCGCAGTGAATTTGCAGCTATCCAGCTATTCGAATATGGCTTTGCCCATGGAGGAGGAACTGAAGACTGGAGGACAAGGTCAGCCATCATTTTTCTCTTCATGATCTCTGAACTTGGATCTGATGTTAATCTAAGaggacatatataaatatataaataactaaataaataaatatatctatatatgttgaTCCAAATTATAGCTTTTGATTCTTCTTGGGAGTACATAAGGAGATATGGATGCGGTTAGCATTTCCAGTGGTCGGAACAGTTCTAAAAAATCTAAGTTGCACCTCGATGGAAATCCATTTGATTTTTTATATGCATCGTCGAGCAGTCTAGTTGAAAGCGAAAAAGCTGGTAGAAGCATCTTGCGCATGTTTCATGGTTCTGAGTGCAGAGAATAAAAGACATCACCTTGGTGATCCATTAGGATGAACTCTTCATTGTACgtagaacagagagagagagagagagagagagagagagagagagagagagagagagagagagagagagcaatattTGAGGTTATACATTCCACGATCTTAAAGCTAGTTGAGCCCTCGCTGTGTTTTGAATGCGATAGTTAAGTTGTCACCATTAGATTTGGTGGTACGTCATTTGGTGCATGGTCGAAATGTAAAGATGAGAAATGGTCCATCTGCCAGCCATTCAACTCCTTGGGATGGCGTCTTAACTTCACTTAGATCCCACAAAAAATATGTATATAACAGCAGACATGCCTTCTACAAGTTTGCTAGCTAGAGATTCCTCTTCTGCTGACTATCTTTGTCATTGCTACAAACCCTAGCTATATATCTGCCCTACAAATGCCTCGGTGTGTGATTGGTTCAGGTTTTTCTTTGAAGCACAATGAAGAGGATTTGAATATCTTCCTGTTATCAAGTCAACGTCTTTCTTGAGCTTTTGGCGATAACCTAAGAATTATTACATTACTAAGATATATTATAGTCACTATCACGTGACATTCTGAGCTATTATAACCATGACAAATTTCTTATTCATTGATGTATATGTCGAAGCGACAGTATCACAAGGCAatgctatatatatacatatatgaatataaCACACACCACACACAAACAAGAGATAAGAAGGTGGTCTCTTTCATGAAGGAATCAAGAGATTGCTACAACCCAGCTGTACTGTACATGTTCCTTtcagaaaaggaaacaaaagccgtCTAATAATACATATCACTTTACACGCCAACTCTTGCATTAGCAAGCAAGCGTTCTAAATATGTATGAACTGTAGGAAACTCTTCTTCTTAGCTGTGTTATCTAAAGATGCACGCAAAGATAACCCATGTACTCACTAGTCTCGTCAGCTTAGCGTTCTAATTAATAGTCTACACATGCTTTGCTTGGGATTAAAGGTGCAACTCGCGGGGTGTTCGACAGAATTCCTCTCATCTAGTTTGCAGTAAGGCCATGCCAATCCGTGACCTATCCTTTACGCACTAATGGCACATGGATTTCGAAGCATGATGACTCCATGCTACCTTTATTAGTTGATTAAGAGATGAAGGTTTGAACAATTGGAACTGCTCGCAGAAGTTGACCTGTTTGGTGGCTTTTGAATTGGAAACATGCCTAATGATTGAAGATGAAGATAAAGTTTGGCTGGAGTTGCGACTCGGATCAGGTCATCTTAATTTCCATCTGCTGGAGTTGCACAACAAGCAGGTGCAGATTTGGGGCAGAGAGTTAGAGTAGGAAAGGGATTGGGATTATTCTGGAAATCTGCCAGTTCTATTTGTACATGTATTAATAGAGGCTGTTGTTAGTTATCTATGGAGTTTACTCTAAGATGCACTTGATACAGGTGGATTACCAAGTACACCTCCTTCATTTGAGGAAGCACAGCTAAGCAATGAGTCACTTCAAGGAGGTGAGTGCTATTTGTCTTCATCGAGTGAAGGTGAATCTCCAGCTTAGAGTAATTAGACTTGAACGGCAGGTAAAGAAGCAGCAATACTTCCACATGCACTGAAGGAAAAGCAAGATGAGAAAGAAGCACATGCAGGTAAAGCAACAATTCATTACACCGAAATAGGTCATCGACCAATCGGCAAGTTGGTTGATTCTGTCTATGGTGCATTAGATGCAGATGCAGCAACAAGCTTAACCTCGACAACAATGGAAGATAAGGAGTTGGATGAACCGGCTACAGGTGGTGGGTGCAAACATTTCACTTCGTCTTCAGGAGTTAAAACATATCTACGGTGGTAAAGAATAAGCCTGTAAAGTTATTTCTGCAGGCAATCAAACAGTGGCACTGCAACTTCAGCATGAAGACAAGCATGGTGGTGGTGACTCAAATAAAGGTTAGTGTAATCCCTTTGCTGTAAATTGAGCATAATTTATACACATCTGTATCATGTTATGTCAGTAAAACCTATACTAACGTCTACACAGATTGGACAGTGATAAAATTGCCTCCTGTTCCGAAGGAAAAGCAGAGAGAAGAAGAGACAACAGCTGGTTTGTGCTCTGTGATGGCTGGCAATATTAAGAGAATCACCGATATAAAATCGTCTGTTGTGTGATGCTGCTAATATTAATTTAAACTATCAATCATGACTCTTGAGTGTTTCTTGTTGGTAAATCTTCTGATCAAGGAGTGGCATCACGGTTTCCTCTGTTCTAATGCAGAGAGATTGATCAAGGAGAGCAGAGTGGTGTGTGATTTCACGGCACCAAGATCAGATATCTGCTCGATGGATGGCGATGTTAGAGTTCTTGGCAGATCATCCATCATCATGTTGGCTTCGCCACCTACGGATCGATCTCCGACAGAGAACACGACATGGAAGATCAGACCGTATCCGAGGAAGTGGGAATCGACCATGGAACTTATCAAGGAGCTCACCGTGACAGTAGCAGCTGAGCCTGAGAAGGCCCCTCGCTGCATGATAAACCACGGCGTCCCCGCCGTGTTCTTCTCCACTGGTGGGTTCGTCGGCAACTACTTCCACGACTTCACCGATGTGATCATCCCCCTCTTCATGATGGCTCGCCGATTCAACGGAGAGGTTCAGCTCGTCGTCACCGACTTCAACTACCAGTTCATGGCTAAGTATCAGCAGATCCTGAGGCACCTCTCCCACTACCCGGCCATCAACTTGGACGCAGACGATCGAGTTCATTGCTTCCCCCATGCACACGTGGGTCTACACAGCCACAGAGCGCTGGGCATCGATGCCTCGAAATCTCCAAACGGGATCTCCATGAGCGACTTCAGAGACTTCCTGAGGAAGTCCTTCTCGCTCAAGAGAAAGTACAGCGAGG
This Musa acuminata AAA Group cultivar baxijiao chromosome BXJ1-2, Cavendish_Baxijiao_AAA, whole genome shotgun sequence DNA region includes the following protein-coding sequences:
- the LOC135606793 gene encoding beta-1,2-xylosyltransferase XYXT1-like isoform X6, with the protein product MRRSESFSHLKPWKLSQAALFGCLLIMTVILVCLIKSGSNTIVTLNLQLSSYSNMALPMEEELKTGGQGGLPSTPPSFEEAQLSNESLQGGKEAAILPHALKEKQDEKEAHADADAATSLTSTTMEDKELDEPATGNQTVALQLQHEDKHGGGDSNKVIKLPPVPKEKQREEETTAERLIKESRVVCDFTAPRSDICSMDGDVRVLGRSSIIMLASPPTDRSPTENTTWKIRPYPRKWESTMELIKELTVTVAAEPEKAPRCMINHGVPAVFFSTGGFVGNYFHDFTDVIIPLFMMARRFNGEVQLVVTDFNYQFMAKYQQILRHLSHYPAINLDADDRVHCFPHAHVGLHSHRALGIDASKSPNGISMSDFRDFLRKSFSLKRKYSEGIDLQSRRKPRLLLILRRGSRSFVNERQVMRMVKGLGFKLITAGPEETKNISRFAQMVNSVDVLMGIHGAGLTNMVFLPSNATLVQIIPCCDLAKGCRYIFAEPAPDMGIRYVEYEIRVEESSLIEKYPRDDVLFRDPLSIQKQLGFNAFWNIFLNQQKGLQRPGRKRSLWRSSLEMQVRPRSIRMEMMDMEMKILDGFLLFFVVVWFWNVAGRRFRFICSRVL
- the LOC135606793 gene encoding beta-1,2-xylosyltransferase XYXT1-like isoform X2, coding for MRRSESFSHLKPWKLSQAALFGCLLIMTVILVCLIKSGSNTIVTLNLQLSSYSNMALPMEEELKTGGQGGLPSTPPSFEEAQLSNESLQGGKEAAILPHALKEKQDEKEAHADADAATSLTSTTMEDKELDEPATGNQTVALQLQHEDKHGGGDSNKDWTVIKLPPVPKEKQREEETTAERLIKESRVVCDFTAPRSDICSMDGDVRVLGRSSIIMLASPPTDRSPTENTTWKIRPYPRKWESTMELIKELTVTVAAEPEKAPRCMINHGVPAVFFSTGGFVGNYFHDFTDVIIPLFMMARRFNGEVQLVVTDFNYQFMAKYQQILRHLSHYPAINLDADDRVHCFPHAHVGLHSHRALGIDASKSPNGISMSDFRDFLRKSFSLKRKYSEGIDLQSRRKPRLLLILRRGSRSFVNERQVMRMVKGLGFKLITAGPEETKNISRFAQMVNSVDVLMGIHGAGLTNMVFLPSNATLVQIIPCCDLAKGCRYIFAEPAPDMGIRYVEYEIRVEESSLIEKYPRDDVLFRDPLSIQKQLGFNAFWNIFLNQQKGLQRPGRKRSLWRSSLEMQVRPRSIRMEMMDMEMKILDGFLLFFVVVWFWNVAGRRFRFICSRVL
- the LOC135606793 gene encoding beta-1,2-xylosyltransferase XYXT1-like isoform X7, translated to MALPMEEELKTGGQGGLPSTPPSFEEAQLSNESLQGGKEAAILPHALKEKQDEKEAHADADAATSLTSTTMEDKELDEPATGGNQTVALQLQHEDKHGGGDSNKDWTVIKLPPVPKEKQREEETTAERLIKESRVVCDFTAPRSDICSMDGDVRVLGRSSIIMLASPPTDRSPTENTTWKIRPYPRKWESTMELIKELTVTVAAEPEKAPRCMINHGVPAVFFSTGGFVGNYFHDFTDVIIPLFMMARRFNGEVQLVVTDFNYQFMAKYQQILRHLSHYPAINLDADDRVHCFPHAHVGLHSHRALGIDASKSPNGISMSDFRDFLRKSFSLKRKYSEGIDLQSRRKPRLLLILRRGSRSFVNERQVMRMVKGLGFKLITAGPEETKNISRFAQMVNSVDVLMGIHGAGLTNMVFLPSNATLVQIIPCCDLAKGCRYIFAEPAPDMGIRYVEYEIRVEESSLIEKYPRDDVLFRDPLSIQKQLGFNAFWNIFLNQQKGLQRPGRKRSLWRSSLEMQVRPRSIRMEMMDMEMKILDGFLLFFVVVWFWNVAGRRFRFICSRVL